A single Nerophis ophidion isolate RoL-2023_Sa linkage group LG26, RoL_Noph_v1.0, whole genome shotgun sequence DNA region contains:
- the LOC133543360 gene encoding zinc finger protein 432-like encodes MAAFPGVKIATLKHVQQVSAESQQAIPSKPQKWSSKVGQREPEPPHIKEEEEEQQLQGLMEADDEEETQSYQLYHSQSEINGGAELLTQHITEDDGEQLHIKEEEETDEDESQSSHCLHSRSETNRGAELITQHIAADGKLRHFKEEEEEHQLQRLTEADDEDGAQSSQLGHSQSEESKGAELLTQHITEGDGEQGEDINSEPDNIYAPLSDMDDMSDSSESDHSDDVSKPLESKKNSKAKTRRRTINKHFDCPECGKSFGRRSNLKTHMRTHTGEKPFACAFCAKGFSLKHHMIIHMRTHTGEKPFACTVCSKTFCSADHMKRHMIIHTRESSYPCSSCGKIFTCKKSMLLHMRTHGTEKLFTCSVCCKIFTRKQNMNKHMRSHFEEEKFVCTFCPERFTNKTAVVIHMKTHSREKPFGCIVCNKRFTCHYNVSRHKCATVMEAART; translated from the exons ATGGCGGCGTTTCCCGGAGTGAAAATAGCAACTTTAAAAC acgtccagcaggtgtcagcagagagtcaacAAGCGATTCCCTCCAAGCCGCAGAAGTGGAGCTCCAAAGTGGGGCAGAGGGAGCCAGAGccgccccacattaaagaggaagaggaggaacagcAACTTCAGGGGTTGATGGAGGCTGATGATGAAGAGGAAACTCAGTCGTATCAGCTttatcacagtcaaagtgagatAAACGGAGGGGCGGAACTTCTAACTCAACACATAACAGAGGACGATGGAGAGCAGcttcacattaaagaggaagaggaaactGATGAAGATGAAAGTCAGTCGTCACATTGTCTTCACAGTCGAAGTGAGAcaaacagaggggcggagcttatAACTCAACACATAGCAGCTGATGGGAAGCTGCgccactttaaagaggaagaggaggaacaccaaCTTCAAAGGTTGACGGAGGCTGATGATGAAGATGGAGCTCAGTCCTCCCAGCTTggtcacagtcaaagtgaggagagcAAAGGGGCAGAGCTTCTAactcaacacatcacagaaggcGATGGAGAGCAAGGTGAAGATATAAACTCAGAACCAGACAACATCTacgctccactgtcagacatggacgaCATGTCAGACTCTTCTGAGAGCGATCACAGTGACGACGTCTcaaaacctttggagagtaagAAGAATTCGAAGGCTAAAACAAGACGTCGTACTAtcaacaaacactttgactgccCTGAATGTGGCAAATCTTTTGGACGAAGGAGTAATTTGAAAAcccacatgagaacgcacaccggagagaaaccctTCGCTTGCGCTTTTTGTGCGAAAGGTTTCTCCCTCAAGCATCACATGATcatacacatgagaacgcacactggagagaaaccttttgcttgcACAGTTTGTTCTAAAACATTCTGCTCTGCGGACCACATGAAAAGGCACATGATAATACATACAAGAGAGTCATCCTATCCATGTTCATCTTGTGGTAaaatattcacatgtaaaaaaagcatgttgttgcaCATGCGAACACACGGTACTGAGAAACTCTTTACATGCTCCGTTTGCTGTAAGATTTTCACCAGAAAGCAAAATATGAACAAACACATGAGGTCACACTTTGAGGAAGAGAAATTTGTGTGCACGTTCTGCCCTGAAAGATTCACAAATAAAACAGCTGTCGTGATACACATGAAAACGCACTCCAGGGAGAAACCGTTCGGTTGCATTGTGTGCAATAAAAGGTTTACATGTCATTATAATGTCAGCAGACACAAGTGTGCGACCGTCATGGAAGCTGCAAGGACTTAA